The window ACATGCAGCACCacttaaacaacaacaagcagagCAAATAAACAATAGTATTTTATCGCGGATGCTGGAACTGGTACTGTGTGACGCTGGGTGCCACTGAGTTCGGTACCTGCTTCTGTTGATCGGAACTGGTTCCATCAAGGTACATGATCATGTGCGGGTGTCTACAGTGTAAACTCGCATAAAAGGATGAAGCGGgataaaactataaaattaTGTTGTCGTTTCCAAATAGTCTACAAACCAGCTAGAAAGCaattaatgaatttgaataataatttaataggAATATAATTCATTAACTTATGAAAAATCGACTCTAAATGGAAGTTTAATCATTGCTATAAACGCATAGTACTTGtaaatttgctttaaaaattaaaccaaaAGTATAAGAACTCATTCTAAATGGAGTCGGAAATGAAGTcaatatactatatacatattaaagTTTCAGAAAGTGAGGTACAAACTACAATGATTAAGTTATAGGAGATTTCTGTAATTTGTTGTACGAAATAGTTAAAtcaattatatattatatgtattttgaaaTTGGACATTCTTATTTTAGAATCAGTTCTTAAGTAGCAGTacttaaatatgtaaatgGGGGATTACGCGGGCGGCTTTTGCACCTTGGCCAATTCGACTTTAAATTTCGAAATCGTTTCTCGAGCCAATTTTAGTTTGTCTTTTAAACTAACTATCTCGCCTTTGACCTTTTGTTTAACATTTACAATATTGTCCAGTGTTTTAATCTTTTTTTCCTCAActgaaataaagaaatatattaaaatcatGAATGGCTATATAGtcaaattttaattacaatCTGTATCATGGCTAGACACTCCATTGGCACTCTGTTCGGATAACTGCAGATAATGCTGCATAACTTGGGTGGGCTCTTGGAACACAATCTCTTCATATGATTCCGATACTAGGCCTTTTTTCGTATCCATGGTGGTGGATGAAGTAAGCTCGCCATCGACTACAGGCGATTGGAATAGCTTGAGAATGTGATAGCATGTCACCGGTCGCTCGGATTGATCATTAAAGTAGATTTTGATGACCACTTCGAATTCACCCCATCCGGTCTCCGTGATTTCGTAGGGTGGCTTTACCACAATCCTATTGGGATTAGCGTAGCTCTCGTGAAGTTTAAAGTGCACCTTTTTCACATATATCGACATGTCCTCGTTGAAATAGGGCTTCAAATATACTTTCCATTGATGTGTATGTCCATCTTCCTCCCGTTTTTTTCCAAACGAGCGGGCAATGTTGCCATAAACAATAGGCTTGACGATAGTTACGCCCTTGAGCCGACCACCAGAATCTGTTCCAAATTCAGCCATTTTCGGAGAATaactatttttttatttattgttgcaaataatatcaaatttgaacaaatttgcaaaaaataacaaaaacattaAGCCATTGCTGCCAGATTCCAAATTGCTATCGATAAGTCAGGGCTGTACAATCATGATGAATACGGCCACACTGAATTTAATCGATATACGATTGCCCAACTCATGTGGTTGTTAATTTTGGAAATACTTAATTTCTTCTGATTTATAAATGGCAAAGATCCTGCAGAAGTATACAAAATTCTCCTCAAAGGAGCTTGAACAGTATGCAGCCAATACAGAGTCCTGTGTGCGTTGTATCAACACCGATATGCATCTCTCAATGGGTCCCTATGGGATGGCCAGTTTTAAAAGTGCCCTACACGAGCTCCTCATCCGCACAAAGGTGGGCATTTACAATGCCAATCTACAAGGAATTGTGCTGGGAATCAAGAATATAAAGGTTTTGGGTCACACTGCAGCCTTGCGGTCAGATGATCCTACACTTCATTTGCTTATCAATGCGGACTTTTATGTGTTTCGCCCTGTGGCTGGTGCAGTTCTTAATGGTGTGGTTCGGCACATATCCAAGCATCAGGTTAGCGCCGTTATATACAGAGTCTTTAACACAACCATTCGGTTCACCAACAAGAAACAGACTCGAGAAGGTATAACAATGGATCAAGATATCAAGTTTCGCATCAAAGATTTTGATATTAGTAATGTCATGCCTTATATAGAGGGTGAATTGTTACTGGAGGAAGAGCAACAGGTGAGTTCTTTattaactttatttaaatatttctatgtaactatattttttgaattcctAGAATAAATCTATCAAGTTTGACATCGACGAACCCGAGGAGGATAACAAACTAAATGTGGAATTAGATGCTATTTTAGAATTAATTAAAACCGAACCCATCCCAGAATCACCCAAAAAGAAGCAGACAACCAAGCGGAAAAAGGACGAAGCTGAAggaccaaaattaaaaaaagtcaaacaaataaaagtggAACCTGTCtaattttcaaatcaaatcaactgaaatttttgaaatctgCAGTACAAGTTTTATAAAATGTAAAGCATTTTATAAGACAAAAGGGAACCATTTGGAACTGTTTGAATTCCTATATTGTTAATTCCAAATGCGTAAGAAATATCTTGAAAGTATGggaacattattttttttcgtcaTTAATAAGTGGAGATATCCACTTTATAAAAGATGTCCTAAAAAACATCTTCAAACTTCAACATTTTTCTAATGTTTTAATATTCTGACTTCCATTAAattaatgtatatatgtatgtatgtacattataAGTAGTTTAAAACATTAAATCTCAAATAAATCACTTTACTTATTTGTAGACACATTATTGTCATGTCAGTACTTGGAAAGTAAAGTCATCGTTGGTAAATAACTCTTtaacaaattgcaaaatctCAAAAAATACTTTTCAGTAACCTATACGAACTGCATAGAAATTGTATTTGGGTTGAATTTATAGGAATTTATCATTGTCTAGGCAAATAATATTAAGCAGTCAAGTAATCTGATACAAATTTTGGGATGCTATATAGCAAGGTGCTCCGGACATGGAGGTCTAAATTAGTTAATTAGTCTCAGCAATTAGCTCTGGTCTAGACTTACCATCAGAGGGGATTCGTTTTGGTTGCCTACGTGTGATATTTGAAACCAAACTAATTAAAATCGCCAGTTTGGaatgtttttttggttttgtttttttttattacatatgtatttcaTACAAATAGAGTCAATATTTTACAATACATTAAATACAATATTGTTTATTATAGTacttagttttttttattattattcgttttttgtttgtttggttttttagtttctcattttgttttggttttttataaataattaaaagctTGTcacatataagtatatatttatttatttttgatttcgctAATTATTAAATAACAAGCAAATGCAATACGAGATCCTAAAATAAACTATACACACATATAACATATAATTATTTAGTTATAGGGATTTTCTAGGCATGTGGGGCAGgtgaaaaaacaacaaataacaatttttttgggCGGGTTAAGGAAAAGGTAAGGAAAATCAATGctacatataatatataccaCTACAAGGAACATTTACATAatgtacaaacatacatacataattatataatgattttatttccCCACTTTAATTTTGTTGCATTGTCTATAAAGGGTTGGAGTGAGGAATTGAAATTAGGAAGAATACTAAATCAAACGAGTATATATCAGGTTGGGGGAGGGGCAGAAATAGATAGTTTAGTACTATATTTAGGTATATACGAGTAGAGTTGGGAGGGTATATTAGGTTAGACAGAGATTTCCTGAATATGTACACGTTTTTTGCCTCCACTAGTCCCTGAACTTGGTACCGTGCCACCGCCAGAGGTGGTCTGACGCAGGATTCCAgtctgctgctggtgttgctgttgctgctgctgctgttgggcAGCTAGAAAGGACCtgggtggtggcggtggttcAGGTATATCATCATCTCGCATTATATCAGCTTCACTTGTTACCCCCGCCTTAACGGCTTCTTCAATGGCCTTAAAAGACATTTGATCTGAGGATTGAACGGCATAATCGAATTGCTGTGGACTTGGAAACTGCATGCCGGGATCCAGTACAAATGATCCACGTTTACTGCTCAACCCCGATGTTGTCTCTATAACCGTCGGCAATGGATTATAAGTCACCATTTCTATGGGTTTCGTTTTCAGCAGATCTAAAGTGCTCGTCGAGCACGGTCCCCAGTTATCCATCATCAGAGATGTTTGTCCAGCACTAGATGTTGATGCTGGTGGCAATTCCACCAATAGTTTCTCCTCTTTCATTTGCTTGGTCTTCTCATCATAGCAACTGTATTCACCAAAGATAACGCCCACACCTGCCACGGCTCCACTGCCTCCCGATTTGCTATCAACTACCGCACCACTTAACGTATAGGCATCACTGCCATCGCCATTCAATTTAAGGACACTGGAATTCTTGCTCGTATCGCCTTCTTGTAATTCTTCCTTTGTCTTGGCATCCCGAGCACGTTTCTCCCTTTGGTGATAGATTCCGGCAAAGATCAGAACATTTAGGATCAATAAAAAGCAGCCAACTGCCACAGTGGCTATTAAGGCTGTGGTATAACTCTGAAACTGTTTGCCGCTCAAGCGACGCAGTAACTCAAGATTCCCTATAATTCCAGTGGATGCAGTGGCCAAATCCTTTTGATTTTCCAAGCGTGTTGTCTGACCAGTGCGATTGTCTTTAGGCGCTTGAGTGGTGGTCAATTCGGAGACGGACATAGCACCATCAATATTGCACTCTGCAAAGAATATGTAAACAGTTTTAGTCAAAAAGGTCGCAGAATGAAAATTTTGGAAACTTAAATACAGAAAGAGATACGAAAGGATCAAAAAACGAGTCCACCTAACTTATGTGCCTAAAGTTATGTGAGTAATACATAATAGAATAATAAACAAAGATGAAAAAGTTTTGAACATTAAGTTTGGGTAAAATTTGACTTTCTTAAATTTGATAGAATCTTGGCTATAAGCGAGGTAGAAGACAATTTTTGCAAGAAATATTAGAAACATATAGACACACACTTTTCATAGACACGCGCCTTATGGTATGCTCTGCTTATTTCATTTTACTTCATTTAGttataattctcaactagtccTAGCATATTTTAAGTCCTCTTGGtttggttctttttttctattatttctttGTGTTAAATATATATGGATTCAGCGCTTAAATGAATTTGCAAAAATCAAAGGCCCTACCATTAAAGTTTAGTGCAGAACTCAAATCAATAGACAACCTGTTGCCCACATTATTTGAGCTGTCTATCATTTTGTAGTAAAAAGCAGAGGGATACATTTTAAGCCAGCTAATACCCAAGGTTCTCAAAGCATAATCAAAATTTTGGTACCTGTAGTGGTCACTCCCGTGGTTATTGCATTCACGGCCTGTGTGGCATTTGGACTATGATTCTTGGATGGAGCTGGTGGCGGAGTTGTCGTCCTCGTTGATTGTATGAGCAGAATATTATCATCATCCGCTGGTTTTATCTGCAGTTGAGGTCGAACAACTcctacaaaataaataaatattataatgaagTTGAGATTTTGGGAAGATCGTATGACGGAGTACCAACCTTCATAGAGATCTCTATTATTCATATCGTCCTGAAACTGATGATGCCGCATAGATTGGTCGTTAATGTTAAAATGGCGATGCAATTGGGGTATAAGATTTAGCCACATGGATAGCTTATGTCCTCTATAATGACTTTGTATATTGGCTTTGTTGCCTAGAGGAAAAACCAGTAAGAATGCATctcaaaaagaacaaaatctttaaaatttgGCTTACCCAACTCTACATATAATTGATTGACCACATCGTAGGCATCCCAGAATGGTAATTCATCGCCATCGTAGCTGCCTGTGTCCCCACCATTGCCCAGGCCCAATTGGGTGAAAACTCCAGCTCCTGCATCGTTACTCCTCAATCGTCTTCTAACATAGCCTCGTTTCTCGTGCATGGCATTGCTGCGACGTTGATTATATAGAACAGCCAGGCTCATGGCTTCACTTGCTCCAGATGCATGGACTGTGGAACGTTTCTGTAGCTGATGTGAAGTCGCCACTGAAGCATCTCTGCTTAGACCCTGTTGAGGTAATGGAGCATTTGCCGTAGATTGGTTGGGATTtctacaaatacaaaataatcaCTCTATTAATTTACCGAACTCAGTTGTCTTTAACTCTCTTCGACATTCTTACCCAGTTTTGGCAAAATTGGATAGATAACGCAGCATAAGCCGACCAATTTGATGCTCTTGTGTTGTATAATTATGTGGAAAAAGCGGTGAAACGGGTAGACCTAACCAAAATGGGACATCTTCACCGCGTACTGAGCCAGTTCTCTAAAtaacattaaaaataaaatagaattaATTGGTAAATCCATTAATGGTTTATATTTAACCCACCTGTGGATATTCTTCTTCGATCGTTTTATgcttaaaatgcaaaaaatatgTTCGACCACCACGCAAACTATGCATATACCCTAACTTAATCAATGGCGATGCTGTATGACCATCACTTAGAAATTGTAAAGTAGCATCGCGGGAACTCAAAGGATTGCGTATGGCCTTCTCCCAGTCGGTGTACTCATTCTATTTGTAAGAGATTGGAGTTAATAAagttaagtatatatattttaagtatTAACCCACCTTTAAGACGGCAAATATCTCATTCAAATGATAATGGAAATTATTGCGCACAAAAGTGCGTAAAATGCGATCACGTCGCGTTTCATTAAAACCAAATTCCAAGTCTTGGGCACTCAAGTCCAGATAGGATTCCACAGATGTAAGGCAGAAGATGAGGTCACGTTTCGGAAAGTTTGCATATTCAATTCCTGAAGTACTGTATGACACAATGACAATGAGTTTTTAGATTATCATCAAAGTTGTGAAACATTTTGTAAATTGCTCTTTACTTACCTAACAATAGCTGAGCCCATGGGTAGAGTGGTGCTACCCATGGGATTGGCACCAGGCGATATGACAGTTCCATCCACGAATGGTGCAAAACCCACCAGGAAACTGAATTGGAAATTAATTGagaataataaataaagtaaGATAAATTTTAAGACTGAGAAATGGCTAATATTGGAAATTAGTGGtggacaaaaaattaatacagGACCGTGATTAACACCTCTAAACTATTATAAGAGACCTAATGAACTTAAATCGGCCTATGTAATCTTTAGTaagttaaataaatcaaatgtttGCActttatgtaaatatttgtaaCAAAACTCATGAATCATTTTGGCCCATAAACAGAACGACAAGTTTCTTTGTCTTACTTAGGACTTGGTTAAGAAAAGTGAGAAAAGTAAGAACCGCAGCTTAAGATACTTATAAAGTTTTAAGGCCGtaatattttcgaaaatgttttctaaaaagttttttaatcaTAAATTAAATGTGCTATAAACAgactttaaagtttaaactgTCTTGATTAGAAACTTTTCGCGCATATTTGGTGCAATTTGGTTATTTCGAAAATTCTTCTTTGCAGGCACATTGAAACTAACCCGATGGCCAACTTTCTTAAAAAGAACCCGACTTTAACAAGTTGTGAATTTCTAAATTTTGAAAAGATTGAATTGATGAACTCTAGTAGCAAAAAAGTAGAGTTTTATTTCAGGAAGAGTATTGTTCCATGAAAAGAATTCACTAGAATTGGAAGTTCCATCTGTTTAATTAGAAAATTATATCAATATTATACTTTAAATATCATAAACGGGTCAAATTTACGGATCTATACTTTTCTGAACTCTTTCTTTATTATTGACTTGAAAACTCAActattaattgttttttttttttttttcctgttttgtGTGCTTCTAGTcttaattatattaaataataattaatgaTAATATGGactaaaaaaaatgaaattatcaGTAATCTTAAGTAAATATTGGGAGATCTAGTTTATAATAAGGTTTTAACAAAGGATAATTTCCTCACAGCTTTAAGTATTTCTTTGTGAAAACAAATGAGTTCTAAGAAGAATATTTGAACAATCATCAACAATCAACAAACATTTTGCTTTAACTTCCATTAAATAGACTTGAGGCTATTACATGGgatttaattaaacaaaaaccgTGTGACATGTATTTAGCTCTTCAAATATGTGGTCAGCTCCTTGACAACCAGTAAGGACAATCTCTCTCATAACTAGATTATACCTGAGTAACTGCACAATTAGGAATGCACAACAGATTCATCAAATTACCAGAGGTAATTAGTGCATCAAGGTTTTTGGGACAGATAACATAGGTAAGTAGTAGTCGGAATTCAGTTGGCATTTTGGCTTGtagccagcagcaacagacaCATCCactcacatatgtatgtaggtacattTTGACTAATCGACAATTGCTTTATTTCCAACAAAAATGTCTAGAAGCAATTGGTGAAATTCTATTGTGCAACTTAATGGTATGGGGGACTACATGGCACATGCCTTCGCATGAATGGCTTCCTATAAGTATATGTTTAAGTCACGTAGCAAGTTGAGGAAAGCAACGCCTATGTAGCAACTAGTAAAGGCTCTTAAGATAAGCTCAAGTCACGTTGCAAGTTAAAGAAAGTACGAAAAATATTGTCTTCCACCTTTCACTACCATCTGAtgccagtttttttttatttttaaagagtTTTTCTTACCGTGGGTGATCAATTTTAACTGCCAGCAATTCAGCAACACTTTTTGTACGTAAACAGGGAGCTAGATCATCATAGAGCATATCACCATGACAGCCAGTCTGTTCGGCTACACGACGTTTCACAAACAAGGGATTCTTTTGTATGGCCCAAGGAGACAATGCCGATCCACTGATCAATACAGTGCGCTGTATAAGAtctaaaaagaaatgaaaattcatTGATTAATTCCCATTTATAATCATTTTTCTCCATTGCTTACCACTTGCCACTGGTGAGACAACCAATATATTGGCTAGCACAGCGCCCGTACCATAGCCCAATAGTGTGATACTCTGTGGATCACCACCGAATGCTGGTAAATTCTCTTTGAGCCAATGTAAACCGGCAACCAGATCCATTAAACCAAAATTACCCTGGGCACTCTCTTTGCCTCCAGTTTTAAGGAAACCAAAGATACCCAAGCGAAAATTGATTGTCACCACAATGACATTACCATGGGCTGCCAGTTCAGAGCCATCATAGGGATTACCCGAATTCCAGTCATACGATTCGCCATGTATAAAGACCACAGTCGATAGCTTTGGTGAACTATCTTCAGCGGAATCTTCAGCTGTTGTAGAATCGGTCTCCTGATTGGGTCTTTCGCTTGTGTAACCTATTGATTTTTTTGAGAAATATTCTTTTAGATTTGCAAACGATTTGAAGCATAGGCGGATATGAAGGTGTACAATTGGGCGAAATttgccccctaaagtatgcaatagactTCCAAAAACATAGAATTCTCCTGTATAAACTTTGGCTACAAACTGTACTTTACTTTCGGGGATTCATTTTCCCGATTTGACATTCCAAGATCCGTAACTTATCTAAGGAATTGCTTTTAGGTGGTTTTATGGTCATCAGAGTTAGCAAGTCCGCAGCGCTTGCAGTATTTTCTAGTACCAACTGCAATGCACTACGGAATTGATAGCTACAATGCCTTGAATTTGGATTAAATTTCGTCAAATCTTAAGTTTTAAACTTACGTCTGAGGTGTTGCGTCTCATAGGGCACATAGATATTAAGATATAAACAGTCTTCCGATTGGTTCTTAAGCAGCGGCAATAATCGTCGCAGCTGGGCGAGTCGTGAGCGGGGTAACTCCAATAGAGCCTCTGGCCCATTTGGTGGTATGGGCACATTTTGCGGACAGACGGGTGAGAATCGATCCGCATTACGTACTGTTTTCCACGTTGATGGTGTTATTGGTGGCATAAATCTGCAAAAATAGCCAAGACAATTGTAGTAAATATATAACTTAATgtgggtgtgagtgtgtgtgtgtgtgaattgtGGTGGAAAGGATTCGCCAGGCATAGAAACTAAGTACTGGCCATCAATCCAAAATTGGAAACAGCTTTTGATTAATTgttcatttttattgtttcgcATTGAAATCCATCGATCAAAATGAAAGACATGAGAGCGAAAAATTTATATCTcttctctttgtgtgtgtgtgtgtgtgtgggttgaCGATTTTCTATGTTGATTTTATGACACGATAATTGACGCGAAacgtttttattgttttatcccTCCGCTTGCACATCCATGATGGCCCATCAGAAGCTAAGGCTAACGCTTATGCCTTTGCCAACACAACAATGAACCGCATAAACAAAAAGCTCACATTTTGCGAACGAGCATAATTTTTCAGTTCTACGTGACTGTGGGTACCCGCACTCAAAACACTTAAATACActctcccacacacacacacacacacacaccatcaCACAGACCTAGTTTTCAAAGTTTTTCGCTTTGCCTGTACAGACAAAGGAGGAAATTAATAGTTTTTCGTGTGCAAGAAAAGTttgaatttaataatttataaaagaatataacaaaattttttggttgccattattgttttttgtttttgaatggAGCAAGTTAACGAGCAAACCAAacta is drawn from Drosophila willistoni isolate 14030-0811.24 chromosome 2R unlocalized genomic scaffold, UCI_dwil_1.1 Seg167, whole genome shotgun sequence and contains these coding sequences:
- the LOC6644143 gene encoding uncharacterized protein LOC6644143, giving the protein MMTNLNRKSNRKPKTKRHIYSIYFLFGSLMCYIRNICAAIVQQQMATTETEIDETDADADTYGNVDVDMEMEVIADTETDARTMMMGICIIRLITLKRFLEISSSTHKRKTNINDNNDDKEDENDDENEVEENEEMEEEEKENDKHNQWQSAKRRHQLYTHPQSCWRHQLTPSTMIMLLLLLSSHWPDCCQCLQGGSNTVKTKYGLLRGIVVRSTPSPLVEAFLGIPYASPPVGSLRFMPPITPSTWKTVRNADRFSPVCPQNVPIPPNGPEALLELPRSRLAQLRRLLPLLKNQSEDCLYLNIYVPYETQHLRRYTSERPNQETDSTTAEDSAEDSSPKLSTVVFIHGESYDWNSGNPYDGSELAAHGNVIVVTINFRLGIFGFLKTGGKESAQGNFGLMDLVAGLHWLKENLPAFGGDPQSITLLGYGTGAVLANILVVSPVASDLIQRTVLISGSALSPWAIQKNPLFVKRRVAEQTGCHGDMLYDDLAPCLRTKSVAELLAVKIDHPRFLVGFAPFVDGTVISPGANPMGSTTLPMGSAIVSTSGIEYANFPKRDLIFCLTSVESYLDLSAQDLEFGFNETRRDRILRTFVRNNFHYHLNEIFAVLKNEYTDWEKAIRNPLSSRDATLQFLSDGHTASPLIKLGYMHSLRGGRTYFLHFKHKTIEEEYPQRTGSVRGEDVPFWLGLPVSPLFPHNYTTQEHQIGRLMLRYLSNFAKTGNPNQSTANAPLPQQGLSRDASVATSHQLQKRSTVHASGASEAMSLAVLYNQRRSNAMHEKRGYVRRRLRSNDAGAGVFTQLGLGNGGDTGSYDGDELPFWDAYDVVNQLYVELGNKANIQSHYRGHKLSMWLNLIPQLHRHFNINDQSMRHHQFQDDMNNRDLYEGVVRPQLQIKPADDDNILLIQSTRTTTPPPAPSKNHSPNATQAVNAITTGVTTTECNIDGAMSVSELTTTQAPKDNRTGQTTRLENQKDLATASTGIIGNLELLRRLSGKQFQSYTTALIATVAVGCFLLILNVLIFAGIYHQREKRARDAKTKEELQEGDTSKNSSVLKLNGDGSDAYTLSGAVVDSKSGGSGAVAGVGVIFGEYSCYDEKTKQMKEEKLLVELPPASTSSAGQTSLMMDNWGPCSTSTLDLLKTKPIEMVTYNPLPTVIETTSGLSSKRGSFVLDPGMQFPSPQQFDYAVQSSDQMSFKAIEEAVKAGVTSEADIMRDDDIPEPPPPPRSFLAAQQQQQQQQHQQQTGILRQTTSGGGTVPSSGTSGGKKRVHIQEISV
- the LOC6644409 gene encoding DNA-directed RNA polymerase I subunit RPA43; its protein translation is MAKILQKYTKFSSKELEQYAANTESCVRCINTDMHLSMGPYGMASFKSALHELLIRTKVGIYNANLQGIVLGIKNIKVLGHTAALRSDDPTLHLLINADFYVFRPVAGAVLNGVVRHISKHQVSAVIYRVFNTTIRFTNKKQTREGITMDQDIKFRIKDFDISNVMPYIEGELLLEEEQQNKSIKFDIDEPEEDNKLNVELDAILELIKTEPIPESPKKKQTTKRKKDEAEGPKLKKVKQIKVEPV
- the LOC6644408 gene encoding YEATS domain-containing protein 4, producing the protein MAEFGTDSGGRLKGVTIVKPIVYGNIARSFGKKREEDGHTHQWKVYLKPYFNEDMSIYVKKVHFKLHESYANPNRIVVKPPYEITETGWGEFEVVIKIYFNDQSERPVTCYHILKLFQSPVVDGELTSSTTMDTKKGLVSESYEEIVFQEPTQVMQHYLQLSEQSANGVSSHDTDFEEKKIKTLDNIVNVKQKVKGEIVSLKDKLKLARETISKFKVELAKVQKPPA